ctccccaggctccccCTCTCTTCCTGAGCGCTGTCTCCTCTTTTCTGCAGGATCTCGCCTGAGAATTTCGCTCAGCAGGCGCTGTGCTCCCAGGTGTCCCAACACCAACATGAAGTCTGAATGGTCGTCGGGCCCCGGGGTGCACGGCAAGGTCACCAGGCACTGCTGTTCCAGATCTCTCTGCAACAGGGCACCGCCCCCGCAGGAGGCTCCCGGGGCCCTTCCAAGGGCACTCCTGCTCCAGGTGGGCCTTGGCCTCCTCTGGGTCC
This sequence is a window from Orcinus orca chromosome 17, mOrcOrc1.1, whole genome shotgun sequence. Protein-coding genes within it:
- the LY6L gene encoding lymphocyte antigen 6L; this translates as MGVPVPVLWALLVSLGCAEEATEPGENLSCYQCFKATSWEFCKPAACASADRVCVSHTVIITLRSRLRISLSRRCAPRCPNTNMKSEWSSGPGVHGKVTRHCCSRSLCNRAPPPQEAPGALPRALLLQVGLGLLWVLL